The genomic DNA aatgttgctaaaatttagatcatacaaagtaaaaattatagacattattaaaacaaatctttctctgttgtaaactgtataaaatcaaaatatattttacctgaacattcagggaataatagccttttctattaatatagtactgggccatgtcacctccggtttttttaattttaatgtgggtgcaatctatggctcctatcaccccaggaaaatttttaattgctctaaatttggcactaattctttcctgctctcctatagtgataggcattttgatgaaggaatttgccttattcgcgattgcatgcgcgactctggcgcatatccggctcactgtcggctgacttaggccatggaggtcaccagcatcatcttgtacctgaaaatgtatgaaaataattatagcagccacgacaaagggataaaataaaacacttttttgtgcttacctcacgacgtccccaacatcttatggccactaaaacttgcagttcaggacacgtgccaccacctctagcgctctgaaccagatcatcttccaccaaatctatgatggtgcgcactgtgtccttattgaacctatattttattttaaaatttaggtcccgcaaatcgaatgggttgcttcgttggcggtagagctttctacgtcgcgctgggtcggcattattggctaaatgcacaattgcatttatagcattcattttcacaagcaaggatcacagcaaggatattttgaataaataaaccaacgaagtgacattcatatgaaatgacatttataaaagttaggttaaaataggtttattagagctttaaacaaggcccgagctctcgataacttatcacacagatAAAAGAGGATTTTaccgctaaatgacgattatgaataacaatttttatcaaacgttttataaacctctaataagcatttgataaaatgtgaaaaatgattatgaataagaccgtaaaaCGTTGTGTCAAAACATCTAAAAAGCTaatgtacataaataaatgaaaaactctgacaacaaaataaaaaccatgtggaatattataaatagtaaaactggaaaaaataaacagaaaaaatacaaaaacatgaAACTGGTAAttgataataaaaacattgaatgtCCAAAAATGATCACAGAAAcatttaacaaatattttgttaccgttggccaaaataataacaataaaatcaatataGGGCAACCTGTAATTGACCCCCCAATAAATTCATTGTACCTAAACCCTGTAACACGCGaagaagtaattaaaattataaaccatCTAAAAAACAAACATAGCTATGGTGTAGACGGGATTCCACCTAAACTAATAAAACAGTGTGCTGAAGAATTATCACAACCTcttacctatttaattaatcaAAGTTTTCGCGACGGAGAATTTCCCAACCTGTTAAAGATATCAATAGTCAAACCGGTTCATAAAAAAGATGACAAAAGCAACCCTAAAAATTATAGACCAATAGCAATCCTACCATCATTTTCAAAAGTAATTGAGAAGGCCATGTGTAATAGactgtatagcctgaccaggaacataaaaaccctcgccatgttgcggaaaactaatggtactaatttcttttaatggcaacagtaactgaaaacttcattgacatgtcaccttgcatgtcagtctattgttgtcaaagtgtaaacaaactttattttaaatgtgtgcaattgattttgtgaattaaattgctaaaatatttttatagtcgtgaaagaaaagtggttcacaatgtgttaatgtatttgtcgaagagaaatactaagggttcggacaatattttcattgattaatgtttccgacaaaggttgtcaaattgactgacatgtttatcgtatagtacagtccactatgaaaattggctgtagtctgtttcaactacctattttaaagttttttgtcactttctaagttttgaattttatggaattgggaaagaagtaccgagtttgaagcgttaatgagcaaacattgcagttgaatattcaagttctgaatttgattattgatgaataataaaataaatcctactagctagattgatggtttcatttaatttatttaaaccaggttacctttaataatattttttcgttaatttatgaaaatatcagatTAGCCCCTAATCCTGAATCccgatacataaatttagcctattttaatttaacacatgtacgactgtactcagtgttgcactatcaaatgcaattgacgcgcctctatgccagggtttttatgttcctggtcaggctatacacatttttagaaaagtttaaaATTCTAGATGATTGCCAGAATGGATTCCGAAAAACTAGATCAACTACCTTGGCTGTATATAAATACATCCAAGCTGCCCTGCAACAtctaaatgataaaaaatatgccTTGGGCATATTATTAGATATGACCAAAGCATATGATAAAGTTTCACATAACATCCTATTGTCAAAATTATATGGTTCAGGTATACGAGGTACAGCTTTTAACTGGTTTAGATCATACTTGTCAAACAGAAAACAAATAGTCCAAATTGATTTCCACAACACTACAACTAACGAGATAGAAACAATAACATCCGAAGAGAGACACATGACCTGTTCCATTCCTCAAGGGAGTGTACTAGGCTGTGTCCTCTTTTTAATATACATTAACGATCTTCCAAAAATACTAAACAAAGAAATATCATTACCTATACTTTTTGCAGATGACGTATCAATCTTAATTAAGTGCGAACAAAACTCGAGCCCCGACATCCTTATAAGTAAcacattagaaaatattacacaTTGGCTGGAACTACATAACTTAGAAATTAatcttaaaaaaacaaaagtaatacAATTCCGACCATATACAAAAGCCCCTTTAGACATCAATATAACACTTGGAAAAAATGTACAATTAGAATCAGTagaaacttttaatttattaggACTACACATAGACACAAACATTAAATGGAAAACGCACATAGATCAAATAAGAAccaaaatatcaaaatttacATACGccctatttgaaataaaacacagCACAAACACAGAAACAGCACTAACAGCGTATTACGCTTATGCATACTCCTGGCTTAAATATGGAATAATGCTATGGGGCAACAGCGTTAATGCCAATGACTTATTTCTATTGCAGAAAAAGTGTATAAGAATCATAGCCCAAATAGATAACACACAGAGTTGCAAACcttatttcataaaatacaaaataatgacccTAACAGCAATATATATCCATGACCTATGCTCATTTGTTTATAGAAATAcacatttattcaaaaaaatgcaAGACACACATAACGTTAATACTCGACACAAAGAAAAGCTATGCCTCCCATACTCcagaataaaaatgttaaataccaGCCCATATTACATGGCCatcaagttatttaataaactaccacaagaaataaaaaatgaacaaaagtacacaatattcaataaaaagttgaaacaatacttaataaataaatgttactatAAATTAgatgaatatttaaataataaataaaataataatacaggactgattttgtgataaaactaaTACACTAACGTAAACTGAATAACTTTTAATGGCGCTCTGgactgtaaataaatacttaaaatataatattatacttacctacctacaaaataaataattatatagcATGCATGCAGCTCTCCAAAAAATTTGCAATACCTAAACTAGGTTACTAAGTTTTAAGCACTGTATTTAGTTATAAGACCTTATGTACCTACACTTAgtgagcaaataaatgaatatgaatatgaatatgaactTTATATTGCTTGCTTAACTTTAGTTTAGTTAACTTTGACTTTTGACCTTGACGGGCTGCCCGTGGGCCATGATACGACCACTATAATTTTTGATTGTGGTAACAACACTTATTGTCAATGTCAGCTGACTCCATGTGACATGTGTCAAACTAACCTTGCAAAACAGTTTGCCAAAATTGCCGAAAGAAAGTTTGctaaaaagtttaattaaacGTTGTAAATATTAGAAACCAGTAAATTACTGTAAAATTGTAGCTGCGTTTACTGATTTCATAAATAATACAATGTTAAATAATAGGGTTAGTATATTCACCGACAAGTTATTGTATACCTAcgttgattttaatatttaccttatttacttactttttgaGAGTTGTTATTGTGCGAAAAATAGTACAAAGTTCACATTAATGTCGTGAATTAATATAGTGTTCGATAATCGAGTGTCATTGGGTTCGTTTCTTgctaaaattacaaattacgcCCCCTTTCTTTCTCACGAGATTCTAGTTgtataaaaactattttgtagGTGGGAATGATATTTAATGTCTTGTATATGCAGCTCAACAACTGTGGGACTTCTTGTAACTTACTTAGATGTTGGAAATGGGACGTTACACAATTGATTACAAGATCCCTTCAAACGAAGGCCAAATATGCAATTGTAATATTGAACAGACCAATATCACAGAAACAAGAATTCATCACAAATCTATGGAATAATGGTAAGTTGCTCTAACTATGataaattcacaattttataTAAAAGCTTTTCTTTCTGACACTAAATATTCTTTCCAGCACTAGTAAGAATGACTGTTGACGGTGGAACAACAAGATGGGACAAATTTCTCAAGGAACTACCTGAAAATGTACAAAGCACAATGAAATACCCAGATTTGATAACTGGAGATTTTGACTCCATCGGCCAGGATATTctacagaaatataaaaaaagttgtAAGGTTAAATCCTCTACCAATCTAAATGTAGGTAGTTTCAAAGTAAATGATAATAAACCACCAAAGGGGCTTGTATtttaagtatac from Ostrinia nubilalis chromosome 8, ilOstNubi1.1, whole genome shotgun sequence includes the following:
- the LOC135074134 gene encoding putative nuclease HARBI1, translated to MNAINAIVHLANNADPARRRKLYRQRSNPFDLRDLNFKIKYRFNKDTVRTIIDLVEDDLVQSARGGGTCPELQVLVAIRCWGRREVQDDAGDLHGLSQPTVSRICARVAHAIANKANSFIKMPITIGEQERISAKFRAIKNFPGVIGAIDCTHIKIKKTGGDMAQYYINRKGYYSLNVQVVCDADLKIMDIVARWRGSTHDSRIFMESNIKQRFEDRQFRGRLIGDSGYPLLPYLFTPILRPSRPEEEAYNNAHISTRNTVERCFGVWKQRFQCLLHGLPVSLQNGKAVIIALAVLHNIAIDMNDTLLEQHMEQVPVTPQLSTENSVHDNRPSLLRRRSQLILQNFINQHF